In Rhinoraja longicauda isolate Sanriku21f chromosome 13, sRhiLon1.1, whole genome shotgun sequence, one genomic interval encodes:
- the LOC144599355 gene encoding E3 ubiquitin-protein ligase TRIM21-like, producing the protein MAAEWQVESSRQELICPVCLDIFTDLDSLQCGHNFCRSCITQIWDKDGNNNCPECGAEFADGTLIGNWALSNLAEKTHKLNLNQREKESKLHCEKHQEELKLFCETDNILVCVNCRDAREHREHRFIPVEEAVENYKAHIKSSLESLTKTNSEIQEMEQLQKTNISGLVEQSRSVQSHITSVFTKKRQVLAEEEQRLLKDLREAEAKSLDIMEKNLQAIQEKLNSMQEKLTKMQERMDQKDSVIFLVGEIRRNRRISEEDYTSVEDGAPDVAEFDHPFLLKRVLSELSCGSPEVSITLDVETAHPELEVSEDRKRVRRTQTRRSVPDTGKWFTGSVCVLGSEGFTLGRHYWVVEVAGSLGWSLGVAVESAKRKGWVTSTPETGVWSIGWRCDGEFEAFTSPPSYLPARVVPGRVGVYLSYESGTVSFYDADTKSLLHTFTENKFTGKLYPFFGPWAPNEWLRICSGSAPGEGLGSCGAETQWTRFSVEWPQFNPPNSGSQKPSKRGNKSRGNVNVGRVK; encoded by the exons ATGGCCGCCGAATGGCAGGTTGAGAGTTCGCGCCAAGAACTAATTTGTCCCGTCTGCCTGGATATCTTCACCGACCTGGATTCCCTGCAGTGCggacacaacttctgccgctcctgtatcacacagatttGGGACAAGGACGGGAACAACAACTGCCCGGAATGCGGAGCGGAGTTTGCAGACGGCACCCTGATTGGGAATTGGGCCTTGTCAAACCTGGCTGAGAAAACTCACAAATTAAACCTGAatcagagagagaaggaaagtaaacttcactgcgagaaacatcaggaagaactgaagctgttttgtgaaactgacaacatATTGGTCTGTGTGAATTGTCGAGatgcgcgggaacacagagagcacCGCTTCATACCGGtagaagaagctgttgaaaactacaag GCTCATATCAAATCTTCCCTGGAATCTCTCACAAAAACAAATTCAGAGATACAGGAAATGGAACAATTGCAGAAAACAAATATTTCTGGACTGGTG GAACAGTCTCGCAGTGTGCAGTCCCACATCACATCTGTATTCACTAAAAAGCGACAGGTTCTCGCTGAGGAAGAGCAGCGCTTACTCAAAGATCTCAGGGAAGCAGAAGCGAAGAGCCTAGatataatggagaaaaatcttcaagcaattcaagagaagtTAAATTCCATGCAGGAGAAACTCACAAAGATGCAGGAACGGATGGATCAAAAAGACAGTGTGATATTTCTCGTG GGGGAAATTCGTCGGAATAGGAG GATTAGTGAAGAGGATTACACGTCTGTCGAAGATGGGGCACCGGATGTTGCAGAATTCGATCACCCCTTTTTATTGAAGAGAGTGCTGAGCGAATTGTCCTGTGGTAGTCCGGAAG tctccatcaccctggatgtggaaacagcgcatccggagctcgaggtgtctgaggatcggaagagggtgagacggacccaGACCAGGAGGAGtgtccctgacaccgggaagtggtttacaggcagtgtgtgtgtgctgggatcagaGGGATTCACattggggagacattactgggtggtagaggtggcggggagtttgggctggagtctgggagtcgccgtagAGTCTGCGAAGAGGAAGGGTTGGGTCACTTccaccccggagactggagtctggagcatcgggtGGCGGTGTGATGGCGAGTTTgaagcattcacctcccctccgtcCTATCTCCCCGCCCGTGtcgtccccgggagggtgggagtttatctcagttacgagtccgggaccgtttcattttacgacgcggacaccaagtcccttctccacaccttcactgagaataaattcacggggaaactttatcctttcttcgggccttgggcACCAAacgagtggctgagaatctgctccggttccgctccgggagAGGGGCTCgggagctgtggggcagaaacacaGTGGACAAGGTTTTCCGTGGAATGGCCCCAATTTAACCCCCCCAATTCCGGGTCGCAAAAACCCAGCAAGCGTGGAAATAAaagcagggggaatgtaaatgtgggaagagtgaaataa